Proteins from a genomic interval of Osmia bicornis bicornis chromosome 13, iOsmBic2.1, whole genome shotgun sequence:
- the LOC114880282 gene encoding bromodomain-containing protein 4 isoform X6, with protein MIGSFWNLCRACPSMPIDKQLHSEYRSTYTWHEYTGPHQEHTVVRRAPQPPPTSTKQPSAKLQSAKSTEDENNEGPTLEPPLPRRKKCPELAYKTHEFITAADGGGVDAVDSNVVADKVREVTAQSGLPPSQLSKAISRISTEYRLQFAWPRRPQLMNGETVAPGVPAAGIPAGTTGPPRKSLSMGALKQGIAPTGPAPVHKKRPGDVDHKRDGMQASELEPLVGGTGTDTIDGAVPEGDEREEDVSDLKITFRGKKSGRTVRILDDKVLGKQQEKPFPTSEVIELRRLADEYKHRDWGCGLAAEDEASLWKRVSSNHALNALSLARSVTKEEKEKENTRKVAPITTTMTMPPAGQPSCEQTRPIHGILQDDSKTDIERVSSLARARKDFLIRHHLDRTTGVGDGALLPSPTREKLEPVIPRRREDAKEHREEIQPKTKSSPKNSPRTGRSQSLGPTVTERRSPKRQPPRAPSVTKEAKEKEKEREPKDKEKEHREKSGEPERHPRPRVVAGVSVTGPGHVRWSIREPSAVSSTGSSSSVPPLPPPPSGPGPTPFYRRSPQVHRKSFLATTAPPHRPLHHAKPSTTSTSTITTTTSTTVKPSVKHSVHTSVHHPPASSAAAAARPDRVKDISRCQQGPHEAQAKTNRDQPAAAAAAAAAADRSKSSSDSRYASNQANQANAVQPMTAEPQINGDVTGGESSVASTPPSQTQPPAMSATAVSPWIDDEPVVKSPPEPTRVKSPEQMIMRSPEPVNWTVPLDTGKTFTVTQNVREEPLTRPHSEAKTWAPSSAPSAPQSAPPELAAQHKSQHSQHSGYKSPESESVSLGSFTGLNGHKDMDSERDSPLPTNVQSASTPVQAEKEAGSVEEESKDQQRSEPSIKPVAGTNLRCLEDPGFEYDRKKDVGAQPTTTATMTTPSSSTPQPGYRILEAESPQAAGTTGGYHVLEAPTVVPGSAQRSAASEVLEKARNRFDKFWGKGSGSEN; from the exons ATGATTGGTTCATTCTGGAACCTCTGTCGTGCGTGCCCTTCAATGCCGATTGACAAG CAGCTCCATTCAGAGTATAGGAGCACGTACACATGGCACGAATACACTGGACCACACCAGGAGCACACGGTCGTCCGTCGAGCACCTCAACCACCGCCGACGTCGA CGAAGCAACCGAGCGCGAAGCTACAATCGGCCAAGTCAACCGAGGATGAAAACAACGAAG GGCCCACGTTGGAACCACCGTTGCCCAGACGAAAAAAATGCCCGGAACTCGCGTACAAGACGCACGAGTTCATCACGGCGGCCGACGGTGGTGGCGTCGATGCCGTCGATTCGAACGTTGTAGCTGACAAAGTTCGG GAAGTTACAGCGCAATCGGGTCTACCACCTAGCCAGCTGAGCAAAGCGATATCGCGAATCAGCACGGAGTATCGGTTGCAGTTTGCTTGGCCTAGACGACCTCAACTGATGAACGGCGAGACAGTAGCGCCGGGAGTTCCAGCTGCCGGAATTCCAGCAGGTACGACAGGACCACCTAGAAAGTCTCTCAGCATGGGAGCTCTTAAGCAGGGTATCGCCCCTACAGGACCTGCCCCGGTGCACAAGAAACGACCCGGTGACGTCGATCACAAACGCGATG gGATGCAGGCATCGGAGCTGGAACCCCTGGTCGGAGGAACTGGAACGGACACTATCGACGGTGCGGTGCCCGAGGGCGACGAGCGCGAAGAAGACGTGTCCGACTTGAAAATAACTTTCAG GGGTAAAAAGTCAGGTAGAACCGTAAGGATATTGGATGATAAAGTGCTGGGCAAACAACAGGAGAAACCGTTTCCTACCTCTGAAGTGATCGAGCTTAGGCGACTCGCTGACGAGTACAAG CATCGCGACTGGGGTTGCGGTCTGGCAGCCGAGGACGAAGCTTCGCTGTGGAAACGGGTCTCCAGTAACCATGCTCTCAACGCGCTATCTCTTGCCAG GTCAGTGAcgaaggaagagaaagagaaggagaacaCGAGGAAGGTTGCCCCGATTACCACCACGATGACCATGCCTCCAGCTGGTCAGCCATCTTGCGAACAAACTAGACCTATTCATGGAATACTGCAGGACGATTCAAAAACC GATATCGAAAGAGTATCGAGTCTTGCTCGCGCAAGAAAAGATTTCTTGATTCGCCACCATCTGGATCGTACTACTGGCGTGG GCGATGGTGCACTGCTTCCCTCTCCGACGAGAGAGAAGCTGGAGCCTGTCATACCGCGACGTCGAGAGGACGCGAAGGAGCATCGTGAGGAAATTCAGCCTAAAACAAAATCTAGTCCGAAGAATAGTCCAAGAACTGGTCGTTCTCAGAGTCTTGGACCAACTGTTACGGAACGTCGATCACCGAAACGTCAACCACCGCGTGCACCATCCGTCACTAAAGAAGCTAAA gagaaagagaaagaaagagagccAAAGGATAAGGAGAAAGAGCATAGAGAGAAGAGCGGAGAGCCTGAAAGGCATCCACGACCGA GAGTGGTAGCGGGTGTTTCAGTCACGGGCCCTGGCCACGTGCGTTGGAGCATACGGGAACCGTCGGCGGTTTCCTCGACCGGTTCGTCGAGCAGCGTGCCGCCATTACCGCCACCACCCTCGGGCCCAGGGCCTACTCCGTTCTACAGGAGGTCCCCACAGGTCCACCGGAAAT CCTTCCTCGCAACCACCGCCCCTCCCCATCGCCCTCTTCATCATGCCAAACCTTCAACCACCTCCACAAGTACCATCACAACCACCACAAGTACAACCGTAAAACCCTCGGTAAAGCATTCGGTTCATACGAGTGTCCATCACCCACCTGCGTCGAGCGCTGCCGCTGCGGCCAGGCCGGACCGTGTTAAAGATATAAGCCGGTGCCAACAAGGTCCGCACGAAGCTCAGGCAAAAACAAACCGTGACCAGCCAGCTGCGGCTGCGGCCGCAGCCGCCGCCGCCGATCGATCCAAATCATCCTCCGATAGTCGATACGCGTCAAATCAAGCCAATCAAGCTAACGCCGTCCAACCTA TGACGGCAGAGCCGCAAATAAACGGGGACGTGACCGGAGGAGAGTCGAGCGTCGCGTCAACTCCGCCGTCACAGACCCAGCCACCAGCAATGTCTGCCACCGCCGTAAGCCCGTGGATCGACGACGAACCGGTGGTGAAAAGTCCACCGGAACCGACCAGAGTCAAATCACCGGAACAGATGATCATGCGGTCGCCGGAACCGGTCAACTGGACGGTACCTCTGGATACAGGCAAGACGTTTACTGTCACGCAAAACGTCAGGGAAG AACCCCTAACGCGTCCGCATAGCGAAGCTAAGACATGGGCACCCTCCTCGGCACCTTCGGCGCCCCAGTCAGCACCACCTGAACTGGCGGCTCAGCACAAGTCGCAACATTCCCAACATTCCGGCTACAAATCACCGGAAAGCGAAAGCGTTTCCCTTGGTAGCTTCACTGGTCTAAATGGACACAAGGATATGGACTCGGAAAGAGACAGCCCGTTGCCCACGAACGTACAGAGTGCCAGCACACCTGTGCAGGCTGAAAAG GAAGCAGGAAGTGTCGAGGAGGAATCGAAAGACCAACAGAGATCGGAACCATCTATAAAACCAGTAGCAGGAACGAATTTAAGATGCCTAGAGGATCCAGGGTTCGAGTACGACAGGAAGAAGGATGTTGGTGCGCAGCCTACGACTACGGCAACCATGACTACACCGTCATCGTCGACTCCTCAACCAGGTTACCGTATCCTAGAGGCCGAATCGCCTCAAGCTGCTGGCACAACTGGCGGTTATCACGTGCTAGAGGCACCGACAGTGGTTCCAGGTTCGGCCCAACGTTCCGCGGCAAGCGAAGTATTAGAAAAGGCACGAAATCGCTTCGATAAGTTTTGGGGAAAGGGTAGCGGTTCAGAGAATTAG
- the LOC114880282 gene encoding bromodomain-containing protein 4 isoform X5, whose protein sequence is MPANKGNLSTPHKEKAGNGLTSGASKKKKRCTVKHKKHCKQYLQLHSEYRSTYTWHEYTGPHQEHTVVRRAPQPPPTSTKQPSAKLQSAKSTEDENNEGPTLEPPLPRRKKCPELAYKTHEFITAADGGGVDAVDSNVVADKVREVTAQSGLPPSQLSKAISRISTEYRLQFAWPRRPQLMNGETVAPGVPAAGIPAGPAPVHKKRPGDVDHKRDGMQASELEPLVGGTGTDTIDGAVPEGDEREEDVSDLKITFRGKKSGRTVRILDDKVLGKQQEKPFPTSEVIELRRLADEYKHRDWGCGLAAEDEASLWKRVSSNHALNALSLARSVTKEEKEKENTRKVAPITTTMTMPPAGQPSCEQTRPIHGILQDDSKTDIERVSSLARARKDFLIRHHLDRTTGVGDGALLPSPTREKLEPVIPRRREDAKEHREEIQPKTKSSPKNSPRTGRSQSLGPTVTERRSPKRQPPRAPSVTKEAKEKEKEREPKDKEKEHREKSGEPERHPRPRVVAGVSVTGPGHVRWSIREPSAVSSTGSSSSVPPLPPPPSGPGPTPFYRRSPQVHRKSFLATTAPPHRPLHHAKPSTTSTSTITTTTSTTVKPSVKHSVHTSVHHPPASSAAAAARPDRVKDISRCQQGPHEAQAKTNRDQPAAAAAAAAAADRSKSSSDSRYASNQANQANAVQPMTAEPQINGDVTGGESSVASTPPSQTQPPAMSATAVSPWIDDEPVVKSPPEPTRVKSPEQMIMRSPEPVNWTVPLDTGKTFTVTQNVREEPLTRPHSEAKTWAPSSAPSAPQSAPPELAAQHKSQHSQHSGYKSPESESVSLGSFTGLNGHKDMDSERDSPLPTNVQSASTPVQAEKEAGSVEEESKDQQRSEPSIKPVAGTNLRCLEDPGFEYDRKKDVGAQPTTTATMTTPSSSTPQPGYRILEAESPQAAGTTGGYHVLEAPTVVPGSAQRSAASEVLEKARNRFDKFWGKGSGSEN, encoded by the exons ATGCCCGCCAACAAGGGAAACCTGTCGACACCTCACAAAGAAAAGGCTGGAAACGGTTTAACCAGTGGAGCatcgaaaaagaagaaacgctGCACCGTTAAGCATAAAAAACATTGCAAGCAATATCTG CAGCTCCATTCAGAGTATAGGAGCACGTACACATGGCACGAATACACTGGACCACACCAGGAGCACACGGTCGTCCGTCGAGCACCTCAACCACCGCCGACGTCGA CGAAGCAACCGAGCGCGAAGCTACAATCGGCCAAGTCAACCGAGGATGAAAACAACGAAG GGCCCACGTTGGAACCACCGTTGCCCAGACGAAAAAAATGCCCGGAACTCGCGTACAAGACGCACGAGTTCATCACGGCGGCCGACGGTGGTGGCGTCGATGCCGTCGATTCGAACGTTGTAGCTGACAAAGTTCGG GAAGTTACAGCGCAATCGGGTCTACCACCTAGCCAGCTGAGCAAAGCGATATCGCGAATCAGCACGGAGTATCGGTTGCAGTTTGCTTGGCCTAGACGACCTCAACTGATGAACGGCGAGACAGTAGCGCCGGGAGTTCCAGCTGCCGGAATTCCAGCAG GACCTGCCCCGGTGCACAAGAAACGACCCGGTGACGTCGATCACAAACGCGATG gGATGCAGGCATCGGAGCTGGAACCCCTGGTCGGAGGAACTGGAACGGACACTATCGACGGTGCGGTGCCCGAGGGCGACGAGCGCGAAGAAGACGTGTCCGACTTGAAAATAACTTTCAG GGGTAAAAAGTCAGGTAGAACCGTAAGGATATTGGATGATAAAGTGCTGGGCAAACAACAGGAGAAACCGTTTCCTACCTCTGAAGTGATCGAGCTTAGGCGACTCGCTGACGAGTACAAG CATCGCGACTGGGGTTGCGGTCTGGCAGCCGAGGACGAAGCTTCGCTGTGGAAACGGGTCTCCAGTAACCATGCTCTCAACGCGCTATCTCTTGCCAG GTCAGTGAcgaaggaagagaaagagaaggagaacaCGAGGAAGGTTGCCCCGATTACCACCACGATGACCATGCCTCCAGCTGGTCAGCCATCTTGCGAACAAACTAGACCTATTCATGGAATACTGCAGGACGATTCAAAAACC GATATCGAAAGAGTATCGAGTCTTGCTCGCGCAAGAAAAGATTTCTTGATTCGCCACCATCTGGATCGTACTACTGGCGTGG GCGATGGTGCACTGCTTCCCTCTCCGACGAGAGAGAAGCTGGAGCCTGTCATACCGCGACGTCGAGAGGACGCGAAGGAGCATCGTGAGGAAATTCAGCCTAAAACAAAATCTAGTCCGAAGAATAGTCCAAGAACTGGTCGTTCTCAGAGTCTTGGACCAACTGTTACGGAACGTCGATCACCGAAACGTCAACCACCGCGTGCACCATCCGTCACTAAAGAAGCTAAA gagaaagagaaagaaagagagccAAAGGATAAGGAGAAAGAGCATAGAGAGAAGAGCGGAGAGCCTGAAAGGCATCCACGACCGA GAGTGGTAGCGGGTGTTTCAGTCACGGGCCCTGGCCACGTGCGTTGGAGCATACGGGAACCGTCGGCGGTTTCCTCGACCGGTTCGTCGAGCAGCGTGCCGCCATTACCGCCACCACCCTCGGGCCCAGGGCCTACTCCGTTCTACAGGAGGTCCCCACAGGTCCACCGGAAAT CCTTCCTCGCAACCACCGCCCCTCCCCATCGCCCTCTTCATCATGCCAAACCTTCAACCACCTCCACAAGTACCATCACAACCACCACAAGTACAACCGTAAAACCCTCGGTAAAGCATTCGGTTCATACGAGTGTCCATCACCCACCTGCGTCGAGCGCTGCCGCTGCGGCCAGGCCGGACCGTGTTAAAGATATAAGCCGGTGCCAACAAGGTCCGCACGAAGCTCAGGCAAAAACAAACCGTGACCAGCCAGCTGCGGCTGCGGCCGCAGCCGCCGCCGCCGATCGATCCAAATCATCCTCCGATAGTCGATACGCGTCAAATCAAGCCAATCAAGCTAACGCCGTCCAACCTA TGACGGCAGAGCCGCAAATAAACGGGGACGTGACCGGAGGAGAGTCGAGCGTCGCGTCAACTCCGCCGTCACAGACCCAGCCACCAGCAATGTCTGCCACCGCCGTAAGCCCGTGGATCGACGACGAACCGGTGGTGAAAAGTCCACCGGAACCGACCAGAGTCAAATCACCGGAACAGATGATCATGCGGTCGCCGGAACCGGTCAACTGGACGGTACCTCTGGATACAGGCAAGACGTTTACTGTCACGCAAAACGTCAGGGAAG AACCCCTAACGCGTCCGCATAGCGAAGCTAAGACATGGGCACCCTCCTCGGCACCTTCGGCGCCCCAGTCAGCACCACCTGAACTGGCGGCTCAGCACAAGTCGCAACATTCCCAACATTCCGGCTACAAATCACCGGAAAGCGAAAGCGTTTCCCTTGGTAGCTTCACTGGTCTAAATGGACACAAGGATATGGACTCGGAAAGAGACAGCCCGTTGCCCACGAACGTACAGAGTGCCAGCACACCTGTGCAGGCTGAAAAG GAAGCAGGAAGTGTCGAGGAGGAATCGAAAGACCAACAGAGATCGGAACCATCTATAAAACCAGTAGCAGGAACGAATTTAAGATGCCTAGAGGATCCAGGGTTCGAGTACGACAGGAAGAAGGATGTTGGTGCGCAGCCTACGACTACGGCAACCATGACTACACCGTCATCGTCGACTCCTCAACCAGGTTACCGTATCCTAGAGGCCGAATCGCCTCAAGCTGCTGGCACAACTGGCGGTTATCACGTGCTAGAGGCACCGACAGTGGTTCCAGGTTCGGCCCAACGTTCCGCGGCAAGCGAAGTATTAGAAAAGGCACGAAATCGCTTCGATAAGTTTTGGGGAAAGGGTAGCGGTTCAGAGAATTAG
- the LOC114880282 gene encoding mucin-5AC isoform X3, producing MPANKGNLSTPHKEKAGNGLTSGASKKKKRCTVKHKKHCKQYLQLHSEYRSTYTWHEYTGPHQEHTVVRRAPQPPPTSTKQPSAKLQSAKSTEDENNEGPTLEPPLPRRKKCPELAYKTHEFITAADGGGVDAVDSNVVADKVREVTAQSGLPPSQLSKAISRISTEYRLQFAWPRRPQLMNGETVAPGVPAAGIPAGTTGPPRKSLSMGALKQGIAPTGPAPVHKKRPGDVDHKRDGMQASELEPLVGGTGTDTIDGAVPEGDEREEDVSDLKITFRGKKSGRTVRILDDKVLGKQQEKPFPTSEVIELRRLADEYKHRDWGCGLAAEDEASLWKRVSSNHALNALSLARSVTKEEKEKENTRKVAPITTTMTMPPAGQPSCEQTRPIHGILQDDSKTDIERVSSLARARKDFLIRHHLDRTTGVGDGALLPSPTREKLEPVIPRRREDAKEHREEIQPKTKSSPKNSPRTGRSQSLGPTVTERRSPKRQPPRAPSVTKEAKEKEKEREPKDKEKEHREKSGEPERHPRPITGPGHVRWSIREPSAVSSTGSSSSVPPLPPPPSGPGPTPFYRRSPQVHRKSFLATTAPPHRPLHHAKPSTTSTSTITTTTSTTVKPSVKHSVHTSVHHPPASSAAAAARPDRVKDISRCQQGPHEAQAKTNRDQPAAAAAAAAAADRSKSSSDSRYASNQANQANAVQPMTAEPQINGDVTGGESSVASTPPSQTQPPAMSATAVSPWIDDEPVVKSPPEPTRVKSPEQMIMRSPEPVNWTVPLDTGKTFTVTQNVREEPLTRPHSEAKTWAPSSAPSAPQSAPPELAAQHKSQHSQHSGYKSPESESVSLGSFTGLNGHKDMDSERDSPLPTNVQSASTPVQAEKEAGSVEEESKDQQRSEPSIKPVAGTNLRCLEDPGFEYDRKKDVGAQPTTTATMTTPSSSTPQPGYRILEAESPQAAGTTGGYHVLEAPTVVPGSAQRSAASEVLEKARNRFDKFWGKGSGSEN from the exons ATGCCCGCCAACAAGGGAAACCTGTCGACACCTCACAAAGAAAAGGCTGGAAACGGTTTAACCAGTGGAGCatcgaaaaagaagaaacgctGCACCGTTAAGCATAAAAAACATTGCAAGCAATATCTG CAGCTCCATTCAGAGTATAGGAGCACGTACACATGGCACGAATACACTGGACCACACCAGGAGCACACGGTCGTCCGTCGAGCACCTCAACCACCGCCGACGTCGA CGAAGCAACCGAGCGCGAAGCTACAATCGGCCAAGTCAACCGAGGATGAAAACAACGAAG GGCCCACGTTGGAACCACCGTTGCCCAGACGAAAAAAATGCCCGGAACTCGCGTACAAGACGCACGAGTTCATCACGGCGGCCGACGGTGGTGGCGTCGATGCCGTCGATTCGAACGTTGTAGCTGACAAAGTTCGG GAAGTTACAGCGCAATCGGGTCTACCACCTAGCCAGCTGAGCAAAGCGATATCGCGAATCAGCACGGAGTATCGGTTGCAGTTTGCTTGGCCTAGACGACCTCAACTGATGAACGGCGAGACAGTAGCGCCGGGAGTTCCAGCTGCCGGAATTCCAGCAGGTACGACAGGACCACCTAGAAAGTCTCTCAGCATGGGAGCTCTTAAGCAGGGTATCGCCCCTACAGGACCTGCCCCGGTGCACAAGAAACGACCCGGTGACGTCGATCACAAACGCGATG gGATGCAGGCATCGGAGCTGGAACCCCTGGTCGGAGGAACTGGAACGGACACTATCGACGGTGCGGTGCCCGAGGGCGACGAGCGCGAAGAAGACGTGTCCGACTTGAAAATAACTTTCAG GGGTAAAAAGTCAGGTAGAACCGTAAGGATATTGGATGATAAAGTGCTGGGCAAACAACAGGAGAAACCGTTTCCTACCTCTGAAGTGATCGAGCTTAGGCGACTCGCTGACGAGTACAAG CATCGCGACTGGGGTTGCGGTCTGGCAGCCGAGGACGAAGCTTCGCTGTGGAAACGGGTCTCCAGTAACCATGCTCTCAACGCGCTATCTCTTGCCAG GTCAGTGAcgaaggaagagaaagagaaggagaacaCGAGGAAGGTTGCCCCGATTACCACCACGATGACCATGCCTCCAGCTGGTCAGCCATCTTGCGAACAAACTAGACCTATTCATGGAATACTGCAGGACGATTCAAAAACC GATATCGAAAGAGTATCGAGTCTTGCTCGCGCAAGAAAAGATTTCTTGATTCGCCACCATCTGGATCGTACTACTGGCGTGG GCGATGGTGCACTGCTTCCCTCTCCGACGAGAGAGAAGCTGGAGCCTGTCATACCGCGACGTCGAGAGGACGCGAAGGAGCATCGTGAGGAAATTCAGCCTAAAACAAAATCTAGTCCGAAGAATAGTCCAAGAACTGGTCGTTCTCAGAGTCTTGGACCAACTGTTACGGAACGTCGATCACCGAAACGTCAACCACCGCGTGCACCATCCGTCACTAAAGAAGCTAAA gagaaagagaaagaaagagagccAAAGGATAAGGAGAAAGAGCATAGAGAGAAGAGCGGAGAGCCTGAAAGGCATCCACGACCGA TCACGGGCCCTGGCCACGTGCGTTGGAGCATACGGGAACCGTCGGCGGTTTCCTCGACCGGTTCGTCGAGCAGCGTGCCGCCATTACCGCCACCACCCTCGGGCCCAGGGCCTACTCCGTTCTACAGGAGGTCCCCACAGGTCCACCGGAAAT CCTTCCTCGCAACCACCGCCCCTCCCCATCGCCCTCTTCATCATGCCAAACCTTCAACCACCTCCACAAGTACCATCACAACCACCACAAGTACAACCGTAAAACCCTCGGTAAAGCATTCGGTTCATACGAGTGTCCATCACCCACCTGCGTCGAGCGCTGCCGCTGCGGCCAGGCCGGACCGTGTTAAAGATATAAGCCGGTGCCAACAAGGTCCGCACGAAGCTCAGGCAAAAACAAACCGTGACCAGCCAGCTGCGGCTGCGGCCGCAGCCGCCGCCGCCGATCGATCCAAATCATCCTCCGATAGTCGATACGCGTCAAATCAAGCCAATCAAGCTAACGCCGTCCAACCTA TGACGGCAGAGCCGCAAATAAACGGGGACGTGACCGGAGGAGAGTCGAGCGTCGCGTCAACTCCGCCGTCACAGACCCAGCCACCAGCAATGTCTGCCACCGCCGTAAGCCCGTGGATCGACGACGAACCGGTGGTGAAAAGTCCACCGGAACCGACCAGAGTCAAATCACCGGAACAGATGATCATGCGGTCGCCGGAACCGGTCAACTGGACGGTACCTCTGGATACAGGCAAGACGTTTACTGTCACGCAAAACGTCAGGGAAG AACCCCTAACGCGTCCGCATAGCGAAGCTAAGACATGGGCACCCTCCTCGGCACCTTCGGCGCCCCAGTCAGCACCACCTGAACTGGCGGCTCAGCACAAGTCGCAACATTCCCAACATTCCGGCTACAAATCACCGGAAAGCGAAAGCGTTTCCCTTGGTAGCTTCACTGGTCTAAATGGACACAAGGATATGGACTCGGAAAGAGACAGCCCGTTGCCCACGAACGTACAGAGTGCCAGCACACCTGTGCAGGCTGAAAAG GAAGCAGGAAGTGTCGAGGAGGAATCGAAAGACCAACAGAGATCGGAACCATCTATAAAACCAGTAGCAGGAACGAATTTAAGATGCCTAGAGGATCCAGGGTTCGAGTACGACAGGAAGAAGGATGTTGGTGCGCAGCCTACGACTACGGCAACCATGACTACACCGTCATCGTCGACTCCTCAACCAGGTTACCGTATCCTAGAGGCCGAATCGCCTCAAGCTGCTGGCACAACTGGCGGTTATCACGTGCTAGAGGCACCGACAGTGGTTCCAGGTTCGGCCCAACGTTCCGCGGCAAGCGAAGTATTAGAAAAGGCACGAAATCGCTTCGATAAGTTTTGGGGAAAGGGTAGCGGTTCAGAGAATTAG